In the genome of Chaetodon auriga isolate fChaAug3 chromosome 15, fChaAug3.hap1, whole genome shotgun sequence, one region contains:
- the LOC143332382 gene encoding E3 ubiquitin-protein ligase RNF43-like — translation MALDKGAQAVIFDVSDDANAAAELRETDSLPRPVVLVEAKDAEELMGLVNKNEEAKVRIEIMVEPPRWPHYDVGILLTIVLAILTIVLIFAFRYKCKSNRTWDSVHQQTMRAISRLETKTYSSQGCSGSQRHRAAWGSASSSNSSPVCAICLEEFQDGQHLRIISCAHEFHKDCVDPWLLQHRTCPLCMHNIMGTERQLQRNRLQQSSEQSQGFLHAQPYTSPRNHPFPQHAIPFSMRPHYPRGPSGPYPSLGHYTGSSPRDAQTLRFLTSRPLGSSCGYHLPAEGPGRPHRLGGNCRTSTHHYTPRRSCHNYRSSCPAQRSASSSRLHHAASITPQPRGAPAHSRQDEGSCSGGSYHTERSGYLADGPASDSSSGPCHGSSSDSVLNCTDVSLQGVYGSWSTFRSSLSSDYDPFVYYGPGTGRAPHRNSLEACVQARPRSLDSVVNKAGCPEEQPQTVFNHIHYHRHRHHHYEEGEHSQGQSRGSDEEQGAAAAAAAPAALVLDKDSPMCPPKHSPCQCSKPDPTDRPSPGAECQDHDPSSPKGAPVLVSPIPLQLQPHCCHQGHGHPPTPLGRVGGCVLDGPSVRFHQSLDLQDDRSIHIHYGQGSGFCCSPPELHPALLPVPLILDSGGLEDWPCCAGAHVVWQKRVQQARSEPQLLGPGTSMDRPPCRLHHGPAADRNTDICLYCQTLHHNQGSEEESGV, via the exons ATGGCACTGGATAAAGGAGCTCAGGCTGTCATCTTTGATGTCAGTGATGATGccaatgctgctgctgag ctgcGAGAAACAGACTCCCTCCCCCGTCCAGTCGTGCTGGTGGAGGCGAAGGATGCTGAGGAGTTGATGGGTTTGGTCAACAAGAACGAGGAGGCCAAAGTTCGCATTGAGATCATGGTGGAGCCGCCTAGATGG ccACATTATGATGTGGGGATCCTACTCACCATCGTCTTAGCTATTCTGACCATTGTCCTAATCTTCGCTTTCCGTTACAAGTGCAAGTCCAACAGAACCTGG GACTCTGTCCATCAACAGACCATGCGGGCCATTAGTCGATTGGAGACCAAAACCTACAGCTCCCAGGGCTGCTCAGGCTCTCAGCGCCACCGTGCTGCCTGGGGGTCAGCCAGCAGCTCCAACTCAAGCCCCGTCTGTGCTATCTGCCTGGAGGAGTTCCAAGATGGCCAG CATCTGAGGATCATCTCCTGTGCTCATGAGTTCCACAAAGACTGCGTTGACccctggctgctgcagcatcgCACCTGTCCCCTCTGCATGCACAACATCATGG GGACGGAGCGGCAGCTCCAGAGGAACAGACTACAGCAGAGTTCAGAGCAAAGCCAAGGCTTCCTGCACGCTCAGCCTTACACCAGCCCACGCAACCACCCCTTCCCTCAGCATGCCATCCCCTTCTCTATGAGGCCCCACTATCCTCGTGGACCCTCTGGACCCTATCCCTCACTGGGCCACTACACTGGCTCTTCACCCAGGGACGCCCAAACTCTACGTTTCCTCACCAGCAGGCCGCTTGGCTCCAGCTGTGGGTACCACCTTCCTGCAGAGGGTCCTGGGAGGCCCCACAGGCTTGGAGGTAACTGCAGGACTTCCACCCACCACTACACCCCCCGTCGGTCCTGCCACAACTATCGCTCATCCTGTCCTGCCCAGCGCAGTGCGTCAAGCTCAAGACTACACCACGCAGCCTCCATCACACCACAGCCCCGCGGTGCACCAGCCCATAGCCGGCAGGATGAGGGCAGCTGCTCAGGTGGCAGCTACCACACAGAACGCAGTGGATACTTGGCTGATGGACCAGCAAGTGATTCCAGCTCAGGGCCATGCCATGGCTCCTCCAGTGACTCAGTTCTCAATTGTACTGACGTGTCCCTGCAGGGGGTTTATGGCAGCTGGTCCACTTTCCGTAGCTCTCTGAGCAGTGACTATGATCCGTTTGTGTATTATGGGCCAGGTACTGGGCGCGCCCCCCACAGGAACAGCCTGGAGGCGTGTGTCCAGGCCCGGCCCAGGTCTCTGGATTCTGTGGTGAACAAAGCGGGCTGTCCAGAAGAACAGCCTCAGACTGTGTTCAACCATATCCACTACCACCGCCACAGACACCACCACTATGAGGAGGGGGAGCACAGCCAGGGCCAGAGCAGAGGCTCAGATGAGGAGCAgggggctgctgctgcagcggctGCACCTGCTGCTCTTGTCCTGGACAAAGACTCACCTATGTGCCCTCCAAAGCACAGCCCCTGCCAGTGCTCAAAGCCAGACCCCACAGATCGGCCCAGTCCCGGGGCAGAGTGTCAGGACCACGACCCCAGCAGCCCTAAAGGGGCTCCTGTCCTGGTGTCCCCAATCCCCTTACAGCTTCAACCCCACTGTTGCCACCAAGGACACGGACACCCTCCCACTCCTCTTGGGCGAGTGGGTGGCTGTGTGCTTGATGGCCCCTCTGTTCGCTTCCACCAGAGCCTGGATCTGCAGGATGACCGGAGCATCCACATCCACTACGGTCAGGGCTCGGGCTTCTGCTGCTCTCCCCCTGAGCTGCACCCTGCTTTGCTCCCCGTGCCCCTTATTCTGGACTCTGGAGGTCTGGAGGACTGGCCTTGCTGTGCTGGGGCCCATGTTGTGTGGCAAAAGCGGGTGCAGCAGGCTCGCTCAGAGCCTCAGCTCCTGGGGCCTGGGACCTCTATGGACCGGCCGCCCTGCAGGCTCCACCATGGCCCTGCTGCTGACCGCAACACAGACATTTGTTTGTACTGCCAAACATTACACCACAATCAGG